In the genome of Staphylococcus durrellii, one region contains:
- a CDS encoding N-acetylglucosaminidase yields the protein MKKHKKGALLSIIGLLIILGIVACIVFSMVSDQIFFKEVKQQEKVENLKVTLEKASKKQIHNYTSQQVSSKDNKSWRDASSTEIKSAMDSKKFIDSDTQKYQFLELDKYQGIDENRIKRMLIDNPMLLNHTNDFIKAAKDKHVNEVYLISHAILETGSANSELASGVEIDGKKYYNFFGVGALDKEPVKTGSEYAKKHGWDSPEKAIEGGAAFIHDHFLSKKDQNTLYSMRWNPQNPGEHQYATDIKWAESNASLMAHFYKNMKTEGKYYKYFVYKDDKKHQDEDK from the coding sequence ATGAAAAAGCATAAAAAGGGCGCTCTATTATCAATAATTGGATTATTGATAATCTTAGGTATTGTTGCATGTATAGTCTTTTCAATGGTTTCAGATCAAATATTTTTCAAAGAAGTTAAACAGCAAGAAAAAGTTGAAAATTTAAAAGTTACTTTAGAAAAGGCTTCAAAAAAACAAATACATAATTATACAAGTCAGCAAGTATCTAGTAAGGACAATAAATCTTGGCGTGATGCGTCTTCAACAGAAATTAAAAGTGCCATGGACAGTAAAAAATTTATTGATAGTGATACTCAAAAATATCAATTTTTAGAATTGGATAAGTATCAAGGTATTGATGAAAATAGAATTAAACGCATGTTGATTGATAATCCAATGTTATTAAATCACACAAATGATTTTATTAAAGCAGCCAAAGATAAACATGTGAATGAAGTATATTTAATTTCTCACGCTATTTTAGAAACGGGTTCGGCAAACAGTGAATTAGCTAGCGGTGTAGAAATTGATGGTAAGAAATATTACAACTTCTTCGGTGTTGGGGCACTAGACAAAGAACCAGTGAAAACAGGATCGGAATATGCTAAAAAACACGGTTGGGATTCACCAGAAAAAGCAATTGAAGGTGGCGCAGCTTTCATACATGATCATTTCTTATCTAAGAAAGATCAAAATACACTGTATAGTATGAGATGGAATCCTCAAAACCCAGGTGAACATCAATATGCAACAGACATTAAATGGGCTGAAAGCAATGCTAGCCTAATGGCACACTTTTATAAAAATATGAAGACTGAAGGTAAATATTATAAATATTTCGTCTATAAAGATGATAAAAAGCATCAAGACGAAGATAAATAA
- a CDS encoding osmoprotectant ABC transporter substrate-binding protein, with protein sequence MKVFKCFTLFLIFCSIFLAGCDLPGLNGGQSKKDIKITALATSESQIMAYMLKDKIEHDSNGKYTASIINNLGSASIEHNAIINGNAEVSSTRYTGTDLIGALNHKPVRDSKSAMDLTQTLFKKKFNQTFFNSYGFENTFAFMVTQETAKKYNLHKVSDLKKIKDDVKVGTDTTWIKRGGDGYGPFKSYYGFGFKQLKPMQIGLVYDALKNKKLDVALGYTTDGRISAYHLKVLKDDRKFFPPYDASPLATNSLLNKHPGVKQSIKDLESEVSTEEMQKLNYEADGKGTEPALVAQQFLEKHHYFDKK encoded by the coding sequence ATGAAAGTTTTTAAATGTTTTACTTTGTTCCTAATATTTTGCTCAATTTTTTTAGCTGGTTGTGATTTACCCGGACTCAACGGCGGTCAATCTAAGAAAGATATAAAGATCACTGCCCTAGCAACAAGTGAGTCACAAATAATGGCTTATATGTTAAAAGATAAGATTGAACATGATTCAAATGGTAAATACACTGCCTCTATTATTAATAATTTAGGTTCTGCATCTATAGAACATAATGCTATCATTAATGGAAATGCAGAAGTATCAAGTACACGTTATACAGGTACAGACCTTATAGGTGCTCTAAATCATAAGCCGGTTCGAGATTCTAAAAGCGCAATGGATTTAACTCAAACATTGTTCAAAAAGAAGTTTAATCAAACATTCTTTAATTCTTATGGGTTTGAAAACACATTTGCTTTTATGGTAACTCAGGAAACTGCAAAAAAATATAATTTACATAAAGTTTCTGATTTAAAAAAAATTAAAGACGATGTCAAAGTTGGTACGGATACGACATGGATTAAGCGTGGCGGTGATGGTTATGGGCCATTCAAATCATATTACGGCTTTGGATTTAAACAACTAAAACCGATGCAAATTGGTCTAGTTTATGATGCATTGAAAAATAAAAAACTGGATGTCGCCTTAGGTTATACTACAGATGGTAGAATTTCTGCTTATCATTTAAAAGTGTTAAAAGATGATAGAAAATTCTTCCCACCATATGATGCTAGTCCACTAGCAACAAATAGTTTATTAAACAAACATCCAGGTGTGAAACAGTCTATCAAAGATTTAGAAAGTGAAGTTTCTACAGAAGAAATGCAAAAGTTAAACTACGAAGCCGATGGCAAAGGAACCGAACCTGCATTAGTTGCACAACAATTTTTAGAAAAACATCATTACTTTGATAAAAAATAG
- a CDS encoding FAD/NAD(P)-binding protein translates to MRIAIVGAGTAGVTLLKEIVKYEEFKDINIDIYDNAVNMGQGVPFQNDSDQLLINLPARQMSINLDNPQEFFEWYEQQKEFKYMNPEYLPRFIFGHYMKSYLNKYHNEYSNISLISKEVKEIFIESNIGETALKYNICTSDDINSCRIYDCVFLTIGTLSYHDPYNLKGIKGYIQSPYPTYNTLDEVDDTDSIAVIGTGLASLDVIRYVTEHHPNLPITVTSRRGILPRVRGNMPELEFKYLTPHKFNELKRQHFGTVPLEEAMKLFDLECQYYNIQVEKMLDVNLHNHIEQLEFDLNHPDELGIFQSLLEGIKENMNWIWNSFSRADQIEFLNKYQRILKANSNPMPPRTAELIIHGIKNNLINIKPNLKNVTYDKDKFNFQFDDAQHTLEQYDVVINATGSKTHLADLDADDQLVINLENRQLIQAHPLGGIQIIPETNQVISPRYGTLNDVYALGQLTNGINQSRNGVMMIVKQAVGVVKQLFKH, encoded by the coding sequence ATGAGAATAGCAATAGTAGGTGCTGGTACAGCAGGAGTAACGTTATTAAAAGAAATAGTGAAATATGAAGAATTTAAAGATATAAATATTGATATATATGATAATGCTGTCAATATGGGGCAAGGTGTACCATTTCAAAATGATAGCGATCAACTATTAATTAATTTACCCGCAAGACAAATGTCTATAAATTTAGATAATCCACAAGAATTCTTTGAATGGTATGAACAACAAAAAGAATTTAAATATATGAATCCGGAATATTTACCGCGTTTTATATTCGGACATTATATGAAATCCTATCTAAATAAGTATCATAATGAATATAGCAATATTTCTTTAATATCAAAGGAAGTTAAAGAAATTTTTATCGAATCAAACATAGGTGAAACGGCACTCAAATATAATATTTGCACTTCTGACGATATAAATTCTTGTCGTATATATGATTGTGTATTTTTGACTATTGGTACGCTTTCTTACCATGACCCGTACAATCTAAAGGGGATTAAAGGATATATACAATCTCCATATCCAACTTATAATACTTTAGATGAAGTTGATGACACTGACAGTATTGCGGTTATAGGTACCGGGCTAGCTAGTTTAGATGTAATCAGATATGTGACAGAACATCATCCAAATTTACCTATCACTGTTACAAGTAGAAGAGGTATATTGCCACGCGTGAGAGGCAATATGCCGGAGCTTGAATTTAAATATCTGACGCCACATAAATTTAATGAACTGAAACGACAACATTTTGGGACAGTGCCACTTGAAGAAGCAATGAAGCTGTTTGATTTGGAGTGCCAATATTATAATATTCAAGTCGAAAAAATGTTGGATGTTAATCTACACAATCACATCGAACAATTAGAATTTGATTTAAATCATCCGGATGAATTGGGTATATTTCAAAGTTTATTAGAAGGCATTAAAGAAAATATGAATTGGATTTGGAATAGTTTCTCTAGAGCTGATCAGATAGAATTTTTAAATAAATATCAACGTATTTTAAAAGCTAATTCAAATCCTATGCCACCAAGAACTGCAGAATTAATTATACATGGAATTAAAAATAACTTGATAAACATTAAGCCTAATTTGAAAAATGTAACATACGACAAAGATAAATTTAATTTCCAATTTGATGATGCACAGCACACACTTGAACAATATGATGTTGTAATTAACGCAACAGGTTCAAAGACACATCTAGCAGACTTAGATGCAGATGATCAACTGGTTATTAATTTAGAAAACAGACAATTAATTCAAGCGCATCCGCTAGGTGGTATTCAAATCATACCCGAGACTAATCAAGTAATTAGCCCAAGATATGGTACGTTAAACGATGTATATGCATTGGGGCAACTAACTAATGGGATTAATCAATCAAGAAATGGTGTTATGATGATTGTTAAACAAGCTGTTGGGGTAGTAAAACAGTTGTTTAAGCATTAA